One stretch of Paramormyrops kingsleyae isolate MSU_618 chromosome 4, PKINGS_0.4, whole genome shotgun sequence DNA includes these proteins:
- the phex gene encoding phosphate-regulating neutral endopeptidase PHEX isoform X1, whose protein sequence is MEAERLGSSSPKAGRSGRLLKGALGASIGLSLVLLLALILVSRKLGGGEFCITQECIEAAGSILNKMDQSAAPCEDFYQYACGGWLRDNPIPEDSSTYGIYPWLRHQVDLKLKELLELPTAPQDVEAVKKAKMLYRSCMNETAIELEDAKPLLKALRHRELRWPVLSDELGTAWQWEEPRFSLLETLAHIRTYHSKSVLVRMYVAPDDKNSSRYIIKLDQASLSLSSREDYITNTTEAQMYREALLKLMVEVAVMLGANQQIAQTQMEEVLAFEGKLAEIMIPFENRTSENMYNKYSLSRLQKTVPEFNWLGFVRACIDTKLYPELKSLSLSEPMVVRAPQYFKDLFKLLNVTEKRTMANYVVWRAVLARMTTLSRRFLYRYLDFARVTTGTTSLTPRWDKCVNYVENTLIYAVGRLFVEWHFQEDKKLMMEELVEGIRWAFVDMLEKENTWMDEDTKRKATEKAHAVLAKVGYPEFILNDTYINEDIKVLSFSETNYFGNVMQTLHFISQSDIGWLRKTVPRTEWFTNPTTVNAFYSSSTNQIRFPAGELQKPFFWGLSYPRSLSYGAIGVIVGHELTHGFDNNGRKYDKNGNLDQWWSNTSISRFNEKTQCMIDQYNGYYWKEAGLNVRGKRTLAENIADNGGIRQAFRAYRRWVDTHRSGREEPLLPGVGLTNNQLFFLSYAHVRCNSYRPEAARDQIQSGAHSPPKYRVVGSMSNYEEFRQAFSCPDMSAMNRGAESCRVW, encoded by the exons ATGGAGGCAGAACGGCTGGGCAGCAGCAGCCCCAAGGCAGGCAGGTCTGGCCGATTGTTGAAGGGGGCGCTGGGGGCGTCCATAGGGCTGTCTTTGGTGCTCCTGCTGGCTCTCATCTTGG TGTCCcggaagctgggggggggcgagTTCTGCATTACTCAGGAATGCATCGAGGCTG CCGGGTCGATCCTCAATAAGATGGACCAGTCCGCGGCACCATGTGAGGACTTCTACCAGTACGCCTGCGGGGGGTGGCTGAGGGACAACCCTATTCCGGAAGATTCCTCTACCTATGGGATCTACCCCTGGCTGAGGCATCAAGTGGACCTGAAGCTGAAAG AGTTGCTGGAGCTGCCAACAGCGCCACAGGATGTTGAGGCTGTGAAGAAGGCCAAGATGCTGTACCGCTCCTGCATGAACGAGA CCGCGATTGAGCTGGAGGATGCCAAGCCCCTGCTGAAAGCGCTGCGGCACCGTGAGCTGCGCTGGCCCGTCCTCAGCGATGAGCTCGGCACTGCCTGGCAGTGGGAGGAGCCTCGCTTCAGCCTGCTGGAGACGCTGGCTCACATCCGCACGTACCACAGCAAGTCCGTGCTGGTGCGCATGTACGTCGCCCCTGATGACAAGAACTCCAGCCGCTACATCATCAAG CTGGACCAAGCATCACTGTCGCTGTCCTCCAGGGAGGACTACATAACCAACACAACTGAGGCACAGATG TACAGAGAAGCTCTGCTCAAGCTGATGGTGGAAGTTGCTGTCATgctgggagccaatcagcagaTAGCTCAGACGCAGATGGAGGAGGTGTTGGCCTTCGAGGGGAAGCTGGCAGAG ATCATGATCCCCTTTGAGAACCGCACCAGTGAGAACATGTATAACAAGTACAGCCTGTCACGCCTTCAGAAGACTGTGCCTGAG tttaaTTGGCTTGGCTTCGTCAGGGCCTGCATCGATACCAAGCTGTACCCGGAGCTGAAGTCCCTCTCGTTGTCAGAGCCCATGGTCGTCCGTGCCCCTCAGTACTTCAAGGACCTGTTCAAGCTGCTTAATGTGACTGAGAAACG GACTATGGCCAACTACGTGGTGTGGAGAGCTGTCCTGGCCAGGATGACCACGCTGAGCCGGCGCTTTCTCTACCGATACTTGGACTTTGCACGG GTTACCACAGGAACCACGTCACTGACCCCGCGCTGGGACAAGTGTGTCAACTATGTGGAGAACACTCTCATCTACGCGGTTGGCCGCTTGTTTGTTGAATGGCACTTCCAGGAGGACAAAAAACTCATG ATGGAGGAGCTGGTCGAGGGAATCCGATGGGCCTTCgtggacatgctggagaaggAAAACACCTGGATGGATGAGGATACCAAGAGGAAAGCCACGGAGAAG GCCCATGCGGTCCTGGCCAAGGTGGGCTACCCAGAGTTCATACTGAATGACACCTACATCAACGAAGACATCAAGGTG CTGTCCTTCTCAGAGACCAATTACTTTGGCAACGTGATGCAAACATTGCACTTCATCTCGCAGTCGGACATCGGCTGGCTCAGGAAGACTGTTCCTCGCACAGA GTGGTTCACCAATCCCACAACGGTCAACGCCTTCTACAGCTCCTCCACCAATCAGATCC GGTTCCCAGCTGGGGAGCTTCAAAAGCCCTTCTTCTGGGGACTCAGTTACCCACG CTCCCTCAGCTACGGTGCCATCGGTGTCATCGTTGGTCATGAGCTCACCCACGGCTTCGACAACAACG GGCGAAAGTACGACAAGAACGGCAATCTTGACCAGTGGTGGAGCAACACTTCCATCTCCCGCTTCAATGAGAAGACCCAGTGCATGATTGACCAATACAATGGTTACTACTGGAAAGAGGCGGGACTCAAC GTTAGAGGGAAGAGAACGCTGGCTGAGAACATTGCTGACAACGGCGGGATCCGCCAGGCCTTCCGG GCGTACCGCCGCTGGGTTGACACCCACCGCTCCGGGAGGGAGGAGCCCCTGCTGCCAGGCGTCGGCCTCACCAACAATCAGCTCTTCTTCCTGAGCTACGCTCAC GTGCGCTGTAACTCTTACCGGCCAGAGGCTGCCCGGGACCAGATCCAGAGTGGTGCCCACAGCCCCCCCAAGTACAG GGTTGTCGGCTCCATGAGCAACTATGAAGAGTTTCGCCAGGCCTTCAGCTGCCCGGACATGTCAGCCATGAACCGAGGCGCGGAGTCCTGCCGGGTGTGGTAG
- the phex gene encoding phosphate-regulating neutral endopeptidase PHEX isoform X2, with product MEAERLGSSSPKAGRSGRLLKGALGASIGLSLVLLLALILVSRKLGGGEFCITQECIEAAGSILNKMDQSAAPCEDFYQYACGGWLRDNPIPEDSSTYGIYPWLRHQVDLKLKELLELPTAPQDVEAVKKAKMLYRSCMNETAIELEDAKPLLKALRHRELRWPVLSDELGTAWQWEEPRFSLLETLAHIRTYHSKSVLVRMYVAPDDKNSSRYIIKLDQASLSLSSREDYITNTTEAQMYREALLKLMVEVAVMLGANQQIAQTQMEEVLAFEGKLAEIMIPFENRTSENMYNKYSLSRLQKTVPEFNWLGFVRACIDTKLYPELKSLSLSEPMVVRAPQYFKDLFKLLNVTEKRTMANYVVWRAVLARMTTLSRRFLYRYLDFARVTTGTTSLTPRWDKCVNYVENTLIYAVGRLFVEWHFQEDKKLMMEELVEGIRWAFVDMLEKENTWMDEDTKRKATEKAHAVLAKVGYPEFILNDTYINEDIKLSFSETNYFGNVMQTLHFISQSDIGWLRKTVPRTEWFTNPTTVNAFYSSSTNQIRFPAGELQKPFFWGLSYPRSLSYGAIGVIVGHELTHGFDNNGRKYDKNGNLDQWWSNTSISRFNEKTQCMIDQYNGYYWKEAGLNVRGKRTLAENIADNGGIRQAFRAYRRWVDTHRSGREEPLLPGVGLTNNQLFFLSYAHVRCNSYRPEAARDQIQSGAHSPPKYRVVGSMSNYEEFRQAFSCPDMSAMNRGAESCRVW from the exons ATGGAGGCAGAACGGCTGGGCAGCAGCAGCCCCAAGGCAGGCAGGTCTGGCCGATTGTTGAAGGGGGCGCTGGGGGCGTCCATAGGGCTGTCTTTGGTGCTCCTGCTGGCTCTCATCTTGG TGTCCcggaagctgggggggggcgagTTCTGCATTACTCAGGAATGCATCGAGGCTG CCGGGTCGATCCTCAATAAGATGGACCAGTCCGCGGCACCATGTGAGGACTTCTACCAGTACGCCTGCGGGGGGTGGCTGAGGGACAACCCTATTCCGGAAGATTCCTCTACCTATGGGATCTACCCCTGGCTGAGGCATCAAGTGGACCTGAAGCTGAAAG AGTTGCTGGAGCTGCCAACAGCGCCACAGGATGTTGAGGCTGTGAAGAAGGCCAAGATGCTGTACCGCTCCTGCATGAACGAGA CCGCGATTGAGCTGGAGGATGCCAAGCCCCTGCTGAAAGCGCTGCGGCACCGTGAGCTGCGCTGGCCCGTCCTCAGCGATGAGCTCGGCACTGCCTGGCAGTGGGAGGAGCCTCGCTTCAGCCTGCTGGAGACGCTGGCTCACATCCGCACGTACCACAGCAAGTCCGTGCTGGTGCGCATGTACGTCGCCCCTGATGACAAGAACTCCAGCCGCTACATCATCAAG CTGGACCAAGCATCACTGTCGCTGTCCTCCAGGGAGGACTACATAACCAACACAACTGAGGCACAGATG TACAGAGAAGCTCTGCTCAAGCTGATGGTGGAAGTTGCTGTCATgctgggagccaatcagcagaTAGCTCAGACGCAGATGGAGGAGGTGTTGGCCTTCGAGGGGAAGCTGGCAGAG ATCATGATCCCCTTTGAGAACCGCACCAGTGAGAACATGTATAACAAGTACAGCCTGTCACGCCTTCAGAAGACTGTGCCTGAG tttaaTTGGCTTGGCTTCGTCAGGGCCTGCATCGATACCAAGCTGTACCCGGAGCTGAAGTCCCTCTCGTTGTCAGAGCCCATGGTCGTCCGTGCCCCTCAGTACTTCAAGGACCTGTTCAAGCTGCTTAATGTGACTGAGAAACG GACTATGGCCAACTACGTGGTGTGGAGAGCTGTCCTGGCCAGGATGACCACGCTGAGCCGGCGCTTTCTCTACCGATACTTGGACTTTGCACGG GTTACCACAGGAACCACGTCACTGACCCCGCGCTGGGACAAGTGTGTCAACTATGTGGAGAACACTCTCATCTACGCGGTTGGCCGCTTGTTTGTTGAATGGCACTTCCAGGAGGACAAAAAACTCATG ATGGAGGAGCTGGTCGAGGGAATCCGATGGGCCTTCgtggacatgctggagaaggAAAACACCTGGATGGATGAGGATACCAAGAGGAAAGCCACGGAGAAG GCCCATGCGGTCCTGGCCAAGGTGGGCTACCCAGAGTTCATACTGAATGACACCTACATCAACGAAGACATCAAG CTGTCCTTCTCAGAGACCAATTACTTTGGCAACGTGATGCAAACATTGCACTTCATCTCGCAGTCGGACATCGGCTGGCTCAGGAAGACTGTTCCTCGCACAGA GTGGTTCACCAATCCCACAACGGTCAACGCCTTCTACAGCTCCTCCACCAATCAGATCC GGTTCCCAGCTGGGGAGCTTCAAAAGCCCTTCTTCTGGGGACTCAGTTACCCACG CTCCCTCAGCTACGGTGCCATCGGTGTCATCGTTGGTCATGAGCTCACCCACGGCTTCGACAACAACG GGCGAAAGTACGACAAGAACGGCAATCTTGACCAGTGGTGGAGCAACACTTCCATCTCCCGCTTCAATGAGAAGACCCAGTGCATGATTGACCAATACAATGGTTACTACTGGAAAGAGGCGGGACTCAAC GTTAGAGGGAAGAGAACGCTGGCTGAGAACATTGCTGACAACGGCGGGATCCGCCAGGCCTTCCGG GCGTACCGCCGCTGGGTTGACACCCACCGCTCCGGGAGGGAGGAGCCCCTGCTGCCAGGCGTCGGCCTCACCAACAATCAGCTCTTCTTCCTGAGCTACGCTCAC GTGCGCTGTAACTCTTACCGGCCAGAGGCTGCCCGGGACCAGATCCAGAGTGGTGCCCACAGCCCCCCCAAGTACAG GGTTGTCGGCTCCATGAGCAACTATGAAGAGTTTCGCCAGGCCTTCAGCTGCCCGGACATGTCAGCCATGAACCGAGGCGCGGAGTCCTGCCGGGTGTGGTAG
- the phex gene encoding phosphate-regulating neutral endopeptidase PHEX isoform X3, translated as MEAERLGSSSPKAGRSGRLLKGALGASIGLSLVLLLALILVSRKLGGGEFCITQECIEAAGSILNKMDQSAAPCEDFYQYACGGWLRDNPIPEDSSTYGIYPWLRHQVDLKLKELLELPTAPQDVEAVKKAKMLYRSCMNETAIELEDAKPLLKALRHRELRWPVLSDELGTAWQWEEPRFSLLETLAHIRTYHSKSVLVRMYVAPDDKNSSRYIIKLDQASLSLSSREDYITNTTEAQMYREALLKLMVEVAVMLGANQQIAQTQMEEVLAFEGKLAEIMIPFENRTSENMYNKYSLSRLQKTVPEFNWLGFVRACIDTKLYPELKSLSLSEPMVVRAPQYFKDLFKLLNVTEKRTMANYVVWRAVLARMTTLSRRFLYRYLDFARVTTGTTSLTPRWDKCVNYVENTLIYAVGRLFVEWHFQEDKKLMMEELVEGIRWAFVDMLEKENTWMDEDTKRKATEKAHAVLAKVGYPEFILNDTYINEDIKVLSFSETNYFGNVMQTLHFISQSDIGWLRKTVPRTEWFTNPTTVNAFYSSSTNQIRFPAGELQKPFFWGLSYPRSLSYGAIGVIVGHELTHGFDNNGRKYDKNGNLDQWWSNTSISRFNEKTQCMIDQYNGYYWKEAGLNVRGKRTLAENIADNGGIRQAFRVRCNSYRPEAARDQIQSGAHSPPKYRVVGSMSNYEEFRQAFSCPDMSAMNRGAESCRVW; from the exons ATGGAGGCAGAACGGCTGGGCAGCAGCAGCCCCAAGGCAGGCAGGTCTGGCCGATTGTTGAAGGGGGCGCTGGGGGCGTCCATAGGGCTGTCTTTGGTGCTCCTGCTGGCTCTCATCTTGG TGTCCcggaagctgggggggggcgagTTCTGCATTACTCAGGAATGCATCGAGGCTG CCGGGTCGATCCTCAATAAGATGGACCAGTCCGCGGCACCATGTGAGGACTTCTACCAGTACGCCTGCGGGGGGTGGCTGAGGGACAACCCTATTCCGGAAGATTCCTCTACCTATGGGATCTACCCCTGGCTGAGGCATCAAGTGGACCTGAAGCTGAAAG AGTTGCTGGAGCTGCCAACAGCGCCACAGGATGTTGAGGCTGTGAAGAAGGCCAAGATGCTGTACCGCTCCTGCATGAACGAGA CCGCGATTGAGCTGGAGGATGCCAAGCCCCTGCTGAAAGCGCTGCGGCACCGTGAGCTGCGCTGGCCCGTCCTCAGCGATGAGCTCGGCACTGCCTGGCAGTGGGAGGAGCCTCGCTTCAGCCTGCTGGAGACGCTGGCTCACATCCGCACGTACCACAGCAAGTCCGTGCTGGTGCGCATGTACGTCGCCCCTGATGACAAGAACTCCAGCCGCTACATCATCAAG CTGGACCAAGCATCACTGTCGCTGTCCTCCAGGGAGGACTACATAACCAACACAACTGAGGCACAGATG TACAGAGAAGCTCTGCTCAAGCTGATGGTGGAAGTTGCTGTCATgctgggagccaatcagcagaTAGCTCAGACGCAGATGGAGGAGGTGTTGGCCTTCGAGGGGAAGCTGGCAGAG ATCATGATCCCCTTTGAGAACCGCACCAGTGAGAACATGTATAACAAGTACAGCCTGTCACGCCTTCAGAAGACTGTGCCTGAG tttaaTTGGCTTGGCTTCGTCAGGGCCTGCATCGATACCAAGCTGTACCCGGAGCTGAAGTCCCTCTCGTTGTCAGAGCCCATGGTCGTCCGTGCCCCTCAGTACTTCAAGGACCTGTTCAAGCTGCTTAATGTGACTGAGAAACG GACTATGGCCAACTACGTGGTGTGGAGAGCTGTCCTGGCCAGGATGACCACGCTGAGCCGGCGCTTTCTCTACCGATACTTGGACTTTGCACGG GTTACCACAGGAACCACGTCACTGACCCCGCGCTGGGACAAGTGTGTCAACTATGTGGAGAACACTCTCATCTACGCGGTTGGCCGCTTGTTTGTTGAATGGCACTTCCAGGAGGACAAAAAACTCATG ATGGAGGAGCTGGTCGAGGGAATCCGATGGGCCTTCgtggacatgctggagaaggAAAACACCTGGATGGATGAGGATACCAAGAGGAAAGCCACGGAGAAG GCCCATGCGGTCCTGGCCAAGGTGGGCTACCCAGAGTTCATACTGAATGACACCTACATCAACGAAGACATCAAGGTG CTGTCCTTCTCAGAGACCAATTACTTTGGCAACGTGATGCAAACATTGCACTTCATCTCGCAGTCGGACATCGGCTGGCTCAGGAAGACTGTTCCTCGCACAGA GTGGTTCACCAATCCCACAACGGTCAACGCCTTCTACAGCTCCTCCACCAATCAGATCC GGTTCCCAGCTGGGGAGCTTCAAAAGCCCTTCTTCTGGGGACTCAGTTACCCACG CTCCCTCAGCTACGGTGCCATCGGTGTCATCGTTGGTCATGAGCTCACCCACGGCTTCGACAACAACG GGCGAAAGTACGACAAGAACGGCAATCTTGACCAGTGGTGGAGCAACACTTCCATCTCCCGCTTCAATGAGAAGACCCAGTGCATGATTGACCAATACAATGGTTACTACTGGAAAGAGGCGGGACTCAAC GTTAGAGGGAAGAGAACGCTGGCTGAGAACATTGCTGACAACGGCGGGATCCGCCAGGCCTTCCGG GTGCGCTGTAACTCTTACCGGCCAGAGGCTGCCCGGGACCAGATCCAGAGTGGTGCCCACAGCCCCCCCAAGTACAG GGTTGTCGGCTCCATGAGCAACTATGAAGAGTTTCGCCAGGCCTTCAGCTGCCCGGACATGTCAGCCATGAACCGAGGCGCGGAGTCCTGCCGGGTGTGGTAG
- the sms gene encoding spermine synthase — MALRHYTLDVRLSAPADSPSIVRGLQTIFQEQEMTETVHNTEGHGYLATFIGKNGRFLILRVLSQGLVTIDLQCSEGDDLAHVDHLLDSLEAKLKTLLHGTISRMKRLPALRRGADVDRYWPTADGRLVEYDIDEVVYEQDSDYQNIKILHSSQFGNILILNGDVNMADSDLAYTQAIMGGGREQYAGKEVLVLGGGDGGILHEAVKLKPKMVTMFHIDQLVIDGCRKHMRKTCGDVLDSLQGDFYQVLVEDCVPVLKKFAEEGKMFDYVINDLTAVPISTAPEEDSTWEFLRLILDLSIKVLRPDGKYFTQGNCANLTDSLQEYEGLLGRLSCPVSFSKEVVCVPSYMELWVFYTVWKK, encoded by the exons ATGGCCCTGCGACACTACACCCTGGACGTGCGTCTCTCTGCGCCAG CCGACTCTCCCTCCATTGTGCGTGGACTTCAGACCATTTTCCAAGAGCAGGAGATGACAGAGACAGTTCATAACACAGAAGGCCATGGATACCTGGCGACCTTCATCGGAAAGAATGGCAG attcCTCATCCTCCGCGTCCTTTCCCAAGGGCTGGTGACCATTGACCTGCAATGCAGTGAAGGAGACGATCTTGCACACGTGGATCAT CTGCTTGACTCGCTGGAGGCTAAGCTGAAGACCCTTCTGCATGGCACCATCAGTAGGATGAAGAG ACTGCCGGCGCTACGGCGAGGCGCAGACGTGGACCGCTACTGGCCCACAGCAGACGGGCGCCTCGTGGAGTACGACATTGACGAGGTCGTCTATGAACAGGATTCCGACTACCAGAACATCAAGATCCTGCATTCAAGCCAGTTTGGGAACATCCTCATCCTCAACGGCGACGTCA ACATGGCCGACAGTGACTTGGCATACACGCAGGCCATCATGGGTGGGGGCCGAGAGCAGTATGCTGGGAAGGAGGTGTTGGTGCTCGGAGGAGGCGATGGAGGGATCCTGCATGAGGCTGTCAAGCTCAAGCCCAAGATGGTCACCATG TTTCACATCGACCAGCTGGTGATCGATGGCTGCCGGAAACACATGAGGAAAACGTGCGGAGATGTGCTGGACAGCCTCCAGGGAGACTTTTACCAG GTGCTGGTGGAGGACTGTGTTCCTGTCCTGAAGAAATTCGCAGAAGAAGGAAAGATGTTTGATTACGTAATTAACGACCTGACAGCGGTGCCCATTTCCACAGCGCCGGAGGAAG ATTCAACGTGGGAGTTCCTGCGTCTGATCCTCGACCTGTCAATCAAAGTGCTGCGGCCTGATGGGAAATACTTCACACAG GGGAACTGCGCAAACCTGACAGACTCCCTGCAGGAGTACGAGGGGCTGCTGGGACGGCTGTCCTGCCCTGTGAGCTTCTCCAAAGAGGTGGTGTGCGTCCCCTCCTACATGGAGCT ATGGGTGTTCTACACTGTGTGGAAGAAGTAG